The DNA window CAAATTTCTTCTGAAAAAATTGAACAATATCCTCTTTTTTAAAAGCGATTGCTAAATCATATGGAGTATCATCCATATCATCTCTGGCCTTTATATCTGCCCCAGAATCAGTCAGAATTTCTACTGCATTCATATCACCATTGATGACTGCCTCATGCAAGGGTGTGGAACCCGACGGATCCTTTGCATTGACATTGGCTCCTTTTTGCATTAGCAGCTGCAGGATGGCAATCGGGGCACGAGATAGAATGGCCAAATGCAGCGGGCTGTATCCGTTCGCATCTTTCTGATGGATGTCTGCCCCCTTCTCTATCAGCATTTGCGCCATTTCAAAGTACGAAAAAGACAGAGCATAGTGGATAGGAGCATTGCCTTCCTTATCAAGAGCATCAGGATTCAGGCCGGCGTTGATAAGATAGTCAGCAATTTTGACATATTCCCCATAATCAAGTGCGCCTTTTTTGGCATCATTGGAACGGAAACATTTGATCTTTGCCAACAAATGTAAAGCGCCCATTCCCTGCTTTGTTTGTCGAATATTTGCTCCGGACGCAACCATTTTTTCTACGGCGGCCAAATCGGCATAGAGCAAACGTTCAAGAAAAGAGCCTGTATGGAAATAATAGAGGCATAGTCCTGATGTCAATACAAAGCAGATACTGATTATGCCCCATTTCTTGATTGTATTCATTTCTTTGCCCTATCTGTTATCTCTTGGCTGACCTACACACCCATCTCCCTTCACACCACCCCCCAAGCCACTGGGGGAGAATCCAATTTTCAACGTATAAATCATCACAGCCGCATACGTATACCCATTTCCCAGGGTTGCTTCGCGCAATAGAAATCGCAATCCGTTCTAAATTTCTGGGGTCTCTTCCAACATAGCACATTCTCAGCCAAACTTTAATGACACAACAATACGGTCCATTTGGCATATGAACTCTGGGTAAAAACAGGGTCATATGTTTGCCGCTTCCAATGTAGGCATTATAGTCATCCTGATATCCATGCCCATATACATGTACAGTATCGATACAATTCGTTTGTTTATCCCATTCTGTTTTTGTATATTTTTTAACAAGGTCCGCGTTTGTCATATACCCCTGTGGGTCTAAATATATTATTGGGTTACTTTTGATATATTCATACAAATTCATCCCATCTGTGTATTGGGCCTGAGCATCAAATGGACTTACAGATTCGCCTGCCGGATTGATCCCCAGCGGGTCCCGCTGCAGAAACCTCCCGGTATCCGGATCATAATACCGTGCCCGATAATACATCACCTGCAGATTCCCGCCGTCCAGCCAGTCTAATTCCCGCCCCGTGAAGGCGTAATAATTGCCCCAAATCTGGAGCGAACTCGGCACCCAGCCGGCTGTATATTGCCTCCGCCGGCCGTAGGCATCGTATTCATACCGCACCGATACCGTCCCGCTCGAACTAAACAGCACCGCCGGACTGTACAGATGGTCATGCCCGTAGAAATACTCCGTCCCCGTCGGCAGCCGCATCATCAACACCTCATCCATATAGTTGCCGAACACAAACATCCGCGAATCGCTTTCCACCCCGCCGGAAACCTGCGTCCGCAGCAGGACCCGCTGGACCCAGTATGTCCACTGTCTGGAACCTTTAGCTGGTCAGATACAGTTTTTATTGCCACATTGTTTTTTGGTTTGACTTGCTGCCACTATAAGCGCTTAATTGTAGATTCCTTCGCAGTCAACACTACACCGGTGCCACTTTGTATATCGGTTATTTCTTTTATATACAACTGTTTAGGATCCCAAGGAGGACTACATAGAACAAAGATATTTCTTCCATTAGAGTCAATAAAAAGAACACTAAGCAGTTTCCATTCTCCATCGGTCCATTGCTCCATGTAGATACGAAGATTCGGTTCTGTGGCATTGGATGTTTGATAGACGTATTCATGACCTTCGCGCGGGAAAGGATGGCCTAATGGCACTTTCGGTTTGGTATATTGGATAACCACAAAAATGAAAAGGAAACTTAACAAAAATGTCCATCCTATGAAGATCAAAATAAAAACTTTTATATTCATATCATTCTATCCTTTCATGAAAACAATCATGAGCGATTTGCTATCCGAGGAGGATCAGACATATCGGGTGGAAACTGAAATCGTCCGATATAATTTTTCCAATTATCTCCTGAACAGAAGTCTATTGATCCGCAGCTGTCCCATGCACGCTTGAGGCAGTATTCT is part of the Anaerohalosphaeraceae bacterium genome and encodes:
- a CDS encoding ankyrin repeat domain-containing protein, with product MNTIKKWGIISICFVLTSGLCLYYFHTGSFLERLLYADLAAVEKMVASGANIRQTKQGMGALHLLAKIKCFRSNDAKKGALDYGEYVKIADYLINAGLNPDALDKEGNAPIHYALSFSYFEMAQMLIEKGADIHQKDANGYSPLHLAILSRAPIAILQLLMQKGANVNAKDPSGSTPLHEAVINGDMNAVEILTDSGADIKARDDMDDTPYDLAIAFKKEDIVQFFQKKFGENGEN
- a CDS encoding RHS repeat-associated core domain-containing protein encodes the protein MESDSRMFVFGNYMDEVLMMRLPTGTEYFYGHDHLYSPAVLFSSSGTVSVRYEYDAYGRRRQYTAGWVPSSLQIWGNYYAFTGRELDWLDGGNLQVMYYRARYYDPDTGRFLQRDPLGINPAGESVSPFDAQAQYTDGMNLYEYIKSNPIIYLDPQGYMTNADLVKKYTKTEWDKQTNCIDTVHVYGHGYQDDYNAYIGSGKHMTLFLPRVHMPNGPYCCVIKVWLRMCYVGRDPRNLERIAISIARSNPGKWVYVCGCDDLYVENWILPQWLGGWCEGRWVCRSAKR